The Apium graveolens cultivar Ventura chromosome 11, ASM990537v1, whole genome shotgun sequence genome has a window encoding:
- the LOC141696641 gene encoding uncharacterized protein LOC141696641 isoform X1: MMAHSTPTRGPRLNSRRANAYIYVPSNSLPSIEFLCKYWIEEPAVQVDGRGNTLLHLIVICGNEEALKALMGFVSLQQLKKQNTRGETALHEAARRGHVNIARALLETERWLASSNSMPDYRALVTRNVNLEAVEEELDDLVSIQNKMGEIPLYVAAASGHTEVFELLETYYSDYDTQREDGCTVLHAAVMGEYYSMAINIFGRYPQLSHKPDMRGNTPLNLLATSPSSFKSGSMYALKNLGRRPFIPFQFIGIILYRVIRPAYNFDSAGDHPQKKERSRIVNWILGSRWIKPIDDTKQKNLLAGELARILIKQEADWSYYSYTEHVDDRVEDNNKSQLLSLPENTQKVLAKKKNGVSDPLIQAIERSIPELVEKIVQQCPDSTNCIDEKGRNILHSAAEYKSIRVYELLKKHVVNKARMMAEVDYEGNTIVHQTTIVNPTSPYVSLGIFYATCWDVFWFVRISGDCPPHMRHLPNKEGKTATELFVARTKTQREDAGKAMKEMNGSLMVVAALIGTISFAALFTVPGGYNQRHGYPLLLQSDKKGVELFLGYDAITLFASTFALGNLLSIQLSRFKVDDFCFALPLKYLVAISAMYYAACFTVTTTLQAFILEECLPNSYPWFVSFIIIILGLGYIDAAYYVFSYVIWVVLTRHSMSSLTYQTF, encoded by the exons ATGATGGCACATTCGACCCCCACTAGAGGCCCAAGGCTCAATTCGCGGCGCGCAAATGCTTACATTTATGTGCCAAGCAATTCATTGCCGTCGATTGAATTTTTGTGCAAATACTGGATTGAGGAACCTGCAGTACAAGTGGATGGCAGAGGCAACACACTATTACATTTGATAGTGATTTGTGGGAATGAAGAAGCTCTGAAAGCACTGATGGGATTTGTGAGTCTACAACAGCTTAAGAAACAGAATACAAGGGGTGAGACTGCACTACACGAGGCAGCCAGGCGTGGACATGTCAATATTGCGAGGGCTTTGTTGGAAACTGAAAGGTGGTTAGCCTCTTCTAATTCAATGCCTGATTATCGCGCTTTAGTAACACGTAATGTTAACTTGGAGGCGGTGGAGGAAGAATTAGATGACTTGGTTTCTATACAAAATAAAATGGGGGAAATACCGTTATATGTTGCTGCTGCATCTGGCCATACAGAAGTTTTCGAACTTTTGGAAACTTATTACAGTGATTATGATACACAGAGAGAAGATGGCTGCACTGTCCTTCACGCAGCTGTCATGGGAGAATATTATA GTATGGCTATTAACATATTTGGAAGATATCCGCAGCTTTCTCACAAGCCAGACATGCGCGGTAACACCCCTTTGAATCTTCTAGCCACATCACCATCTTCTTTTAAAAGCGGCTCTATGTATGCATTGAAGAATTTAGGCAGGAGACCCTTCATCCCTTTCCAGTTTATTGGAATTATACTATACCGGG TTATTCGGCCTGCATATAATTTCGACTCTGCAGGGGATCATCCACAGAAAAAAGAAAGGAGTAGAATCGTCAACTGGATTTTGG GTTCTCGTTGGATTAAACCCATAGATGACACGAAGCAAAAGAACCTGCTTGCAGGAGAACTTGCGAGGATCCTGATAAAGCAGGAGGCAGATTGGAGTTATTACTCGTACACTGAACACGTAGATGATCGTGTTGAAGATAACAATAAATCTCAATTGTTATCCTTACCAGAAAATACCCAAAAAGTTTTAGCAAAAAAGAAGAATGGTGTGTCTGACCCACTCATTCAAGCCATAGAAAGGAGCATTCCGGAACTAGTTGAGAAAATTGTGCAACAATGTCCAGATTCTACAAACTGTATTGACGAGAAGGGGAGGAATATATTGCATTCGGCTGCTGAGTACAAAAGTATACGCGTTTATGAGCTACTGAAGAAGCATGTGGTTAACAAGGCAAGGATGATGGCTGAGGTTGATTATGAAGGCAATACCATAGTGCATCAGACCACCATAGTCAATCCTACATCCCCCTATGTTTCCCTTGGGATATTTTATGCCACCTGTTGGGACGTCTTTTGGTTCGTG CGAATAAGTGGAGACTGTCCACCACATATGCGACATCTCCCTAACAAAGAAGGCAAGACAGCAACAGAATTATTTGTGGCTAGGACCAAAACTCAACGAGAAGATGCTGGGAAAGCAATGAAAGAAATGAACGGAAGCTTAATGGTTGTGGCAGCACTGATCGGCACCATTAGTTTTGCTGCACTTTTTACAGTCCCGGGAGGTTATAATCAAAGGCATGGCTACcctctccttcttcaaagtgacAAAAAGGGAGTCGAACTATTCCTAGGCTACGACGCTATCACTCTCTTTGCTTCCACATTTGCCTTGGGAAATTTGTTGTCAATACAGCTATCGCGATTTAAAGTAGATGATTTTTGCTTCGCATTGCCACTCAAATATCTTGTTGCAATTAGTGCAATGTACTATGCAGCTTGTTTCACAGTTACCACCACTCTCCAGGCATTCATTCTCGAGGAATGCTTGCCAAATTCTTATCCTTGGTTTGTCTCCTTCATTATCATCATTTTGGGCCTCGGTTATATTGACGCAGCATACTATGTCTTCTCTTACGTAATATGGGTTGTATTGACGCGGCATAGTATGTCTTCTCTTACTTATCAGACGTTTTGA
- the LOC141696641 gene encoding uncharacterized protein LOC141696641 isoform X2, protein MMAHSTPTRGPRLNSRRANAYIYVPSNSLPSIEFLCKYWIEEPAVQVDGRGNTLLHLIVICGNEEALKALMGFVSLQQLKKQNTRGETALHEAARRGHVNIARALLETERWLASSNSMPDYRALVTRNVNLEAVEEELDDLVSIQNKMGEIPLYVAAASGHTEVFELLETYYSDYDTQREDGCTVLHAAVMGEYYSMAINIFGRYPQLSHKPDMRGNTPLNLLATSPSSFKSGSMYALKNLGRRPFIPFQFIGIILYRGDHPQKKERSRIVNWILGSRWIKPIDDTKQKNLLAGELARILIKQEADWSYYSYTEHVDDRVEDNNKSQLLSLPENTQKVLAKKKNGVSDPLIQAIERSIPELVEKIVQQCPDSTNCIDEKGRNILHSAAEYKSIRVYELLKKHVVNKARMMAEVDYEGNTIVHQTTIVNPTSPYVSLGIFYATCWDVFWFVRISGDCPPHMRHLPNKEGKTATELFVARTKTQREDAGKAMKEMNGSLMVVAALIGTISFAALFTVPGGYNQRHGYPLLLQSDKKGVELFLGYDAITLFASTFALGNLLSIQLSRFKVDDFCFALPLKYLVAISAMYYAACFTVTTTLQAFILEECLPNSYPWFVSFIIIILGLGYIDAAYYVFSYVIWVVLTRHSMSSLTYQTF, encoded by the exons ATGATGGCACATTCGACCCCCACTAGAGGCCCAAGGCTCAATTCGCGGCGCGCAAATGCTTACATTTATGTGCCAAGCAATTCATTGCCGTCGATTGAATTTTTGTGCAAATACTGGATTGAGGAACCTGCAGTACAAGTGGATGGCAGAGGCAACACACTATTACATTTGATAGTGATTTGTGGGAATGAAGAAGCTCTGAAAGCACTGATGGGATTTGTGAGTCTACAACAGCTTAAGAAACAGAATACAAGGGGTGAGACTGCACTACACGAGGCAGCCAGGCGTGGACATGTCAATATTGCGAGGGCTTTGTTGGAAACTGAAAGGTGGTTAGCCTCTTCTAATTCAATGCCTGATTATCGCGCTTTAGTAACACGTAATGTTAACTTGGAGGCGGTGGAGGAAGAATTAGATGACTTGGTTTCTATACAAAATAAAATGGGGGAAATACCGTTATATGTTGCTGCTGCATCTGGCCATACAGAAGTTTTCGAACTTTTGGAAACTTATTACAGTGATTATGATACACAGAGAGAAGATGGCTGCACTGTCCTTCACGCAGCTGTCATGGGAGAATATTATA GTATGGCTATTAACATATTTGGAAGATATCCGCAGCTTTCTCACAAGCCAGACATGCGCGGTAACACCCCTTTGAATCTTCTAGCCACATCACCATCTTCTTTTAAAAGCGGCTCTATGTATGCATTGAAGAATTTAGGCAGGAGACCCTTCATCCCTTTCCAGTTTATTGGAATTATACTATACCGGG GGGATCATCCACAGAAAAAAGAAAGGAGTAGAATCGTCAACTGGATTTTGG GTTCTCGTTGGATTAAACCCATAGATGACACGAAGCAAAAGAACCTGCTTGCAGGAGAACTTGCGAGGATCCTGATAAAGCAGGAGGCAGATTGGAGTTATTACTCGTACACTGAACACGTAGATGATCGTGTTGAAGATAACAATAAATCTCAATTGTTATCCTTACCAGAAAATACCCAAAAAGTTTTAGCAAAAAAGAAGAATGGTGTGTCTGACCCACTCATTCAAGCCATAGAAAGGAGCATTCCGGAACTAGTTGAGAAAATTGTGCAACAATGTCCAGATTCTACAAACTGTATTGACGAGAAGGGGAGGAATATATTGCATTCGGCTGCTGAGTACAAAAGTATACGCGTTTATGAGCTACTGAAGAAGCATGTGGTTAACAAGGCAAGGATGATGGCTGAGGTTGATTATGAAGGCAATACCATAGTGCATCAGACCACCATAGTCAATCCTACATCCCCCTATGTTTCCCTTGGGATATTTTATGCCACCTGTTGGGACGTCTTTTGGTTCGTG CGAATAAGTGGAGACTGTCCACCACATATGCGACATCTCCCTAACAAAGAAGGCAAGACAGCAACAGAATTATTTGTGGCTAGGACCAAAACTCAACGAGAAGATGCTGGGAAAGCAATGAAAGAAATGAACGGAAGCTTAATGGTTGTGGCAGCACTGATCGGCACCATTAGTTTTGCTGCACTTTTTACAGTCCCGGGAGGTTATAATCAAAGGCATGGCTACcctctccttcttcaaagtgacAAAAAGGGAGTCGAACTATTCCTAGGCTACGACGCTATCACTCTCTTTGCTTCCACATTTGCCTTGGGAAATTTGTTGTCAATACAGCTATCGCGATTTAAAGTAGATGATTTTTGCTTCGCATTGCCACTCAAATATCTTGTTGCAATTAGTGCAATGTACTATGCAGCTTGTTTCACAGTTACCACCACTCTCCAGGCATTCATTCTCGAGGAATGCTTGCCAAATTCTTATCCTTGGTTTGTCTCCTTCATTATCATCATTTTGGGCCTCGGTTATATTGACGCAGCATACTATGTCTTCTCTTACGTAATATGGGTTGTATTGACGCGGCATAGTATGTCTTCTCTTACTTATCAGACGTTTTGA